From Candidatus Latescibacter sp., the proteins below share one genomic window:
- a CDS encoding IS1595 family transposase, with product KHLQSYLNEFCYRFNRRFNELLITDRLLTACLNTSTITYAELTR from the coding sequence AAACATCTTCAAAGTTACCTGAATGAATTTTGTTATCGCTTTAACCGGCGATTCAATGAATTACTGATTACTGACAGACTCTTAACTGCTTGTCTGAATACCTCCACTATTACCTATGCGGAGTTAACTCGATAA